Proteins from a single region of Equus asinus isolate D_3611 breed Donkey chromosome 17, EquAss-T2T_v2, whole genome shotgun sequence:
- the CATSPERZ gene encoding cation channel sperm-associated auxiliary subunit zeta, producing MEDKPLKALDKSSGHRASGKSSQQDIRNLWTTATLSQPKLNVALSDVCEDSEGSSVSSRTRQWRKQTAGHDWDASWEALEDRKDKDSFKQEELDEHSLLELEMRLDSSVGSHVEDDDESRTEKPSSVSSFNIVKHTHHRAYWMEQHNRLPLPLIELMENEALEILTKAFRSYRSGIGRDHFLTKQLQRHIEGLKRRQNKRLHVSAH from the exons ATGGAGGACAAGCCTTTGAAA GCCTTGGACAAGTCTTCGGGCCACCGTGCCTCAGGCAAGTCGAGCCAGCAGGACATCCGGAATCTATGGACCACGGCCACGCTGTCGCAGCCGAAGCTGAACGTGGCGCTGTCCGATGTCTGCGAGGACTCGGAGGGCAGCAGCGTGAGCAGCAGGACCCGCCAGTGGCGCAAGCAGACGGCCGGCCACGACTGGGACGCCAGCTGGGAAGCGTTGGAGGACAGAAAGGACAAGGACAGCTTCAAGCAAGAGGAGCTGGATGAGCACTCCTTGCTGGAGCTGGAGATGCGCCTCGACAGCTCCGTGGGAAGCCATGTAGAGGACGACGACGAGTCCAGGACCG aaAAGCCTTCCTCAGTGTCATCGTTCAATATTGTGAAGCACACACACCATCGAGCCTACTGGATGGAGCAGCACAACAGG CTGCCACTGCCCCTGATAGAACTCATGGAGAATGAAGCTCTGGAAATCCTCACCAAAGCCTTCCGGA GCTACAGGTCGGGGATTGGCCGGGACCACTTCCTGACCAAGCAGCTGCAGCGACACATCGAGGGGCTCAAGAGGCGCCAAAACAAGAGGCTGCACGTCTCGGCGCACTGA
- the ESRRA gene encoding steroid hormone receptor ERR1 isoform X1: MSSQVVGIEPLYIKAEPASPDSPKGSSETETEPPVALASGPAPTRCLPGHKEEEDGEGAGPGEQGGGKLVLSSLPKRLCLVCGDVASGYHYGVASCEACKAFFKRTIQGSIEYSCPASNECEITKRRRKACQACRFTKCLRVGMLKEGVRLDRVRGGRQKYKRRPEVDPLPFPGPFPAGPLAVAGGPRKTAPVNALVSHLLVVEPEKLYAMPDPAGPDGQLPAVATLCDLFDREIVVTISWAKSIPGFSSLSLSDQMSVLQSVWMEVLVLGVAQRSLPLQDELAFAEDLVLDEEGARAAGLGELGAALLQLVRRLQALRLEREEYVLLKALALANSDSVHIEDAEAVEQLREALHEALLEYEAGRAGPGGGAERRRAGRLLLTLPLLRQTAGKVLAHFYGVKLEGKVPMHKLFLEMLEAMMD, encoded by the exons ATGTCCAGCCAGGTGGTGGGCATTGAGCCTCTCTACATCAAGGCAGAGCCAGCCAGCCCCGACAGCCCAAAGGGTTCCTCGGAGACCGAGACCGAGCCCCCCGTGGCCCTGGCCTCTGGCCCAGCTCCCACCCGCTGCCTCCCAGGccacaaggaggaggaggatggggagggtgCTGGGCCTGGCGAGCAGGGTGGTGGGAAGCTGGTACTCAGCTCCCTGCCCAAGCGCCTCTGCCTGGTCTGTGGGGACGTGGCCTCTGGCTACCACTATGGTGTGGCATCCTGTGAGGCCTGCAAAGCCTTCTTCAAGAGGACCATCCAGG GGAGCATCGAGTACAGCTGTCCGGCCTCCAATGAGTGCGAGATCACCAAGCGGAGACGCAAGGCCTGCCAGGCCTGTCGCTTCACCAAGTGCCTGCGGGTGGGCATGCTCAAGGAGG GGGTACGTCTGGACCGTGTCCGGGGTGGGCGACAGAAGTACAAGCGGCGGCCAGAGGTGGACCCGCTGCCCTTCCCTGGCCCCTTCCCTGCTGGACCCCTGGCAGTAGCTGGAGGCCCTCGGAAGACAG CCCCAGTGAACGCACTGGTGTCCCACCTGCTGGTGGTTGAGCCTGAGAAGCTGTATGCCATGCCCGACCCAGCGGGCCCTGATGGACAGCTCCCAGCCGTGGCTACCCTCTGTGACCTCTTTGACCGAGAGATCGTGGTCACCATCAGCTGGGCTAAGAGCATCCCAG gCTTCTCGTCACTGTCACTATCCGACCAGATGTCAGTCCTGCAGAGCGTGTGGATGGAGGTACTGGTGTTGGGCGTGGCCCAgcgctcactgccactgcaggatGAGCTGGCCTTTGCTGAGGACCTGGTCCTGGACGAAGAGGGGGCGCGAGCAGCTGGCCTGGGGGAACTGGGGGCCGCCCTGCTGCAGCTGGTGCGGCGGCTGCAGGCCCTGCGGCTGGAGCGTGAGGAGTACGTCCTGCTGAAGGCCCTGGCCCTTGCCAATTCAG ACTCTGTACACATTGAAGATGCTGAGGCTGTGGAGCAGCTGCGGGAAGCTCTGCACGAGGCCCTGCTGGAGTATGAGGCGGGCCGGGCGGGCCCCGGAGGGGGTGCTGAGCGGCGGCGGGCAGGCAGGCTGCTGCTCACACTACCGCTCCTTCGCCAGACAGCGGGCAAAGTGCTAGCCCATTTCTATGGGGTGAAGCTGGAGGGCAAGGTGCCCATGCACAAGCTGTTCTTGGAGATGCTCGAGGCCATGATGGACTGA
- the ESRRA gene encoding steroid hormone receptor ERR1 isoform X2, with the protein MGRVLGLASRVVGSWYSAPCPSASAWSVGTWPLATTMVWHPVRPAKPSSRGPSRTGACPGRGGALLSAGPPLGPGRRPLEPCLFLAGSIEYSCPASNECEITKRRRKACQACRFTKCLRVGMLKEGVRLDRVRGGRQKYKRRPEVDPLPFPGPFPAGPLAVAGGPRKTAPVNALVSHLLVVEPEKLYAMPDPAGPDGQLPAVATLCDLFDREIVVTISWAKSIPGFSSLSLSDQMSVLQSVWMEVLVLGVAQRSLPLQDELAFAEDLVLDEEGARAAGLGELGAALLQLVRRLQALRLEREEYVLLKALALANSDSVHIEDAEAVEQLREALHEALLEYEAGRAGPGGGAERRRAGRLLLTLPLLRQTAGKVLAHFYGVKLEGKVPMHKLFLEMLEAMMD; encoded by the exons atggggagggtgCTGGGCCTGGCGAGCAGGGTGGTGGGAAGCTGGTACTCAGCTCCCTGCCCAAGCGCCTCTGCCTGGTCTGTGGGGACGTGGCCTCTGGCTACCACTATGGTGTGGCATCCTGTGAGGCCTGCAAAGCCTTCTTCAAGAGGACCATCCAGG ACCGGTGCTTGCCCGGGGCGAGGCGGGGCTCTCCTGTCTGCTGGGCCCCCTCTGGGCCCTGGGAGGCGGCCACTGGAGCCCTGCCTCTTCCTGGCAGGGAGCATCGAGTACAGCTGTCCGGCCTCCAATGAGTGCGAGATCACCAAGCGGAGACGCAAGGCCTGCCAGGCCTGTCGCTTCACCAAGTGCCTGCGGGTGGGCATGCTCAAGGAGG GGGTACGTCTGGACCGTGTCCGGGGTGGGCGACAGAAGTACAAGCGGCGGCCAGAGGTGGACCCGCTGCCCTTCCCTGGCCCCTTCCCTGCTGGACCCCTGGCAGTAGCTGGAGGCCCTCGGAAGACAG CCCCAGTGAACGCACTGGTGTCCCACCTGCTGGTGGTTGAGCCTGAGAAGCTGTATGCCATGCCCGACCCAGCGGGCCCTGATGGACAGCTCCCAGCCGTGGCTACCCTCTGTGACCTCTTTGACCGAGAGATCGTGGTCACCATCAGCTGGGCTAAGAGCATCCCAG gCTTCTCGTCACTGTCACTATCCGACCAGATGTCAGTCCTGCAGAGCGTGTGGATGGAGGTACTGGTGTTGGGCGTGGCCCAgcgctcactgccactgcaggatGAGCTGGCCTTTGCTGAGGACCTGGTCCTGGACGAAGAGGGGGCGCGAGCAGCTGGCCTGGGGGAACTGGGGGCCGCCCTGCTGCAGCTGGTGCGGCGGCTGCAGGCCCTGCGGCTGGAGCGTGAGGAGTACGTCCTGCTGAAGGCCCTGGCCCTTGCCAATTCAG ACTCTGTACACATTGAAGATGCTGAGGCTGTGGAGCAGCTGCGGGAAGCTCTGCACGAGGCCCTGCTGGAGTATGAGGCGGGCCGGGCGGGCCCCGGAGGGGGTGCTGAGCGGCGGCGGGCAGGCAGGCTGCTGCTCACACTACCGCTCCTTCGCCAGACAGCGGGCAAAGTGCTAGCCCATTTCTATGGGGTGAAGCTGGAGGGCAAGGTGCCCATGCACAAGCTGTTCTTGGAGATGCTCGAGGCCATGATGGACTGA
- the TRMT112 gene encoding multifunctional methyltransferase subunit TRM112-like protein isoform X2, translating to MPPAAGPDPTRPFKYLAFAEREKFQQLRRFRFARPSNRLRRGAAPEVTQTESRPPSGSGLARALWGNMKLLTHNLLSSHVRGVGPRGFPLRLQATEVRVSPVEFNPDFVARMIPKVEWAALLEAADTLHLAEVPREPIQGYERDEEFLRKMHHVLLEVDVLEGTLQCPESGRVFPISRGIPNMLLSDEETET from the exons ATGCCTCCAGCGGCAGGGCCCGATCCAACCAGGCCTTTCAAATACCTTGCCTTCGCCGAGCGCGAGAAGTTCCAGCAACTTCGCCGCTTCCGCTTCGCCCGGCCGTCCAATAGGCTACGGAGGGGAGCGGCTCCGGAAGTGACGCAGACGGAATCCCGGCCTCCTTCCGGTTCCGGCCTGGCGAGAGCGCTCTGGGGCAACATGAAGCTGCTCACCCAcaacctgctgagctcgcacgtGCGGGGGGTGGGGCCCCGTGGCTTCCCCCTGCGCCTCCAG GCCACCGAGGTCCGCGTCAGCCCGGTGGAGTTCAACCCCGACTTCGTGGCGCGGATGATCCCCAAGGTGGAATGGGCGGCGCTTCTGGAGGCGGCGGACACC TTGCATCTGGCCGAGGTGCCCAGAGAGCCAATTCAGGGCTATGAGCGTGATGAGGAGTTTCTGAGGAAGATGCACCACGTGCTGCTGGAG GTGGACGTGTTGGAGGGCACCCTGCAATGCCCGGAGTCTGGACGTGTGTTCCCCATCAGCCGCGGCATCCCCAACATGCTGCTGAGCGATGAGGAGACCGAGACTTAA
- the TRMT112 gene encoding multifunctional methyltransferase subunit TRM112-like protein isoform X3, whose translation MVPEDERGEDSADGGSWPRVLWMGRQNGDSKRQHLFQKTRQWRFGSAQSTRPAPQSPPAAMPPAAGPDPTRPFKYLAFAEREKFQQLRRFRFARPSNRLRRGAAPEVTQTESRPPSGSGLARALWGNMKLLTHNLLSSHVRGVGPRGFPLRLQATEVRVSPVEFNPDFVARMIPKVEWAALLEAADTLHLAEVPREPIQGYERDEEFLRKMHHVLLEVDVLEGTLQCPESGRVFPISRGIPNMLLSDEETET comes from the exons ATGGTTCCAGAAGATGAGAGGGGTGAAGACTCAGCAGACGGTGGGAGTTGGCCACGGGTGCTGTGGATGGGCAGACAGAACGGGGACTCTAAGAGACAACACTTGTTTCAAAAGACGCG CCAGTGGAGGTTCGGCTCAGCCCAAAGCACCAGGCCTGCGCCGCAGTCACCTCCTGCCGCGATGCCTCCAGCGGCAGGGCCCGATCCAACCAGGCCTTTCAAATACCTTGCCTTCGCCGAGCGCGAGAAGTTCCAGCAACTTCGCCGCTTCCGCTTCGCCCGGCCGTCCAATAGGCTACGGAGGGGAGCGGCTCCGGAAGTGACGCAGACGGAATCCCGGCCTCCTTCCGGTTCCGGCCTGGCGAGAGCGCTCTGGGGCAACATGAAGCTGCTCACCCAcaacctgctgagctcgcacgtGCGGGGGGTGGGGCCCCGTGGCTTCCCCCTGCGCCTCCAG GCCACCGAGGTCCGCGTCAGCCCGGTGGAGTTCAACCCCGACTTCGTGGCGCGGATGATCCCCAAGGTGGAATGGGCGGCGCTTCTGGAGGCGGCGGACACC TTGCATCTGGCCGAGGTGCCCAGAGAGCCAATTCAGGGCTATGAGCGTGATGAGGAGTTTCTGAGGAAGATGCACCACGTGCTGCTGGAG GTGGACGTGTTGGAGGGCACCCTGCAATGCCCGGAGTCTGGACGTGTGTTCCCCATCAGCCGCGGCATCCCCAACATGCTGCTGAGCGATGAGGAGACCGAGACTTAA
- the TRMT112 gene encoding multifunctional methyltransferase subunit TRM112-like protein isoform X1, with amino-acid sequence MADPLPGSPPGLNQHCSRWIPFCQLVPSQWRFGSAQSTRPAPQSPPAAMPPAAGPDPTRPFKYLAFAEREKFQQLRRFRFARPSNRLRRGAAPEVTQTESRPPSGSGLARALWGNMKLLTHNLLSSHVRGVGPRGFPLRLQATEVRVSPVEFNPDFVARMIPKVEWAALLEAADTLHLAEVPREPIQGYERDEEFLRKMHHVLLEVDVLEGTLQCPESGRVFPISRGIPNMLLSDEETET; translated from the exons ATGGCGG ATCCTCTCCCAGGGAGCCCTCCTGGACTGAACCAGCACTGCTCCAGATGGATCCCTTTCTGCCAGCTGGTCCCAAG CCAGTGGAGGTTCGGCTCAGCCCAAAGCACCAGGCCTGCGCCGCAGTCACCTCCTGCCGCGATGCCTCCAGCGGCAGGGCCCGATCCAACCAGGCCTTTCAAATACCTTGCCTTCGCCGAGCGCGAGAAGTTCCAGCAACTTCGCCGCTTCCGCTTCGCCCGGCCGTCCAATAGGCTACGGAGGGGAGCGGCTCCGGAAGTGACGCAGACGGAATCCCGGCCTCCTTCCGGTTCCGGCCTGGCGAGAGCGCTCTGGGGCAACATGAAGCTGCTCACCCAcaacctgctgagctcgcacgtGCGGGGGGTGGGGCCCCGTGGCTTCCCCCTGCGCCTCCAG GCCACCGAGGTCCGCGTCAGCCCGGTGGAGTTCAACCCCGACTTCGTGGCGCGGATGATCCCCAAGGTGGAATGGGCGGCGCTTCTGGAGGCGGCGGACACC TTGCATCTGGCCGAGGTGCCCAGAGAGCCAATTCAGGGCTATGAGCGTGATGAGGAGTTTCTGAGGAAGATGCACCACGTGCTGCTGGAG GTGGACGTGTTGGAGGGCACCCTGCAATGCCCGGAGTCTGGACGTGTGTTCCCCATCAGCCGCGGCATCCCCAACATGCTGCTGAGCGATGAGGAGACCGAGACTTAA
- the PRDX5 gene encoding peroxiredoxin-5, mitochondrial: MQMSPASRKPRPRAHACAVEGPRLRRVLPRPLAPGPPPERPRGGAAVAPGGVMLSRLCLLGRPTGSAVARAAAVQCAAAARAGGCLEGGGEWTLGATRGFRSAFAAMAPIKVGDAIPSVVVFEGDPANKVNLAELFKGKKGVLFGVPGAFTPGCSKTHLPGFVEQAAALKAKGVEVVACLTVNDVFVTEEWGRAHNTKGKVRLLADPTGAFGKETDLLLDDSLVSLFGNRRLKRFSMVIEDGIVKSLNVEPDGTGLTCSLAPNIISQL, translated from the exons ATGCAAATGAGCCCCGCGTCCCGGAAGCCCCGCCCCCGCGCGCACGCCTGCGCAGTGGAGGGGCCCCGCCTCCGGAGAGTCCTGCCGCGGCCCCTCGCGCCAGGCCCGCCTCCTGAGCGGCCGAGGGGCGGGGCGGCTGTGGCCCCGGGCGGCGTGATGCTGTCGCGGCTGTGCCTCCTGGGCCGCCCAACCGGTTCAGCGGTGGCGCGGGCGGCCGCCGTCCAGTGTGCCGCAGCGGCGAGAGCAGGAGGGTGCCTGGAAGGAGGCGGGGAGTGGACGCTTGGCGCGACCCGCGGTTTCAGAAGCGCCTTCGCAGCCATGGCCCCAATCAAG GTGGGAGACGCCATTCCGTCAGTGGTGGTGTTTGAAGGGGACCCTGCGAACAAGGTCAACCTGGCGGAGCTGTTCAAGGGCAAGAAGGGGGTGCTGTTTGGAGTCCCGGGGGCCTTTACCCCCGGCTGTTCCAAG ACCCACCTGCCAGGGTTTGTAGAGCAGGCTGCGGCCCTGAAGGCCAAAGGGGTCGAGGTGGTGGCGTGTCTGACTGTTAACGATGTCTTTGTGACTGAAGAGTGGGGACGAGCCCACAACACGAAAGGCAAG GTTCGGCTCCTGGCTGACCCCACTGGGGCCTTTGGAAAG GAGACAGATTTGTTACTAGATGATTCCTTGGTGTCCCTCTTTGGGAACCGACGGCTCAAGAG GTTCTCCATGGTGATAGAGGATGGCATAGTGAAGTCCCTGAACGTGGAACCGGACGGCACCGGCCTCACCTGCAGCCTCGCCCCCAACATCATCTCCCAGCTCTGA